One genomic segment of Belonocnema kinseyi isolate 2016_QV_RU_SX_M_011 chromosome 2, B_treatae_v1, whole genome shotgun sequence includes these proteins:
- the LOC117168253 gene encoding uncharacterized protein LOC117168253 isoform X1 produces MLKFLCLLFIFAYAEQHTVHFRDFEVFDVKSNPYVNINHAKERPDSSGKTDINWKTHISRTSHPLKVNYTVYYPQLEKNRSEKVDNLCGVYQEGTTEGNMQKFLLKVLANIEKCPIQKGTTYSIPEKFSMFFNSDQKFCGEIEVKFNIFTEADSDLIISGGSKGTITGC; encoded by the exons ATGCTAAAGTTTCTGTGtcttctatttatttttgcttat gcAGAACAACACACAGTACATTTTCGTGACTTTGAAGTTTTTGATGTTAAATCCAATCCATATGTAAATATTAATCATGCTAAAGAAAGACCTGACAGTAGCGGAAAAACTGACATTAATTGGAAAACTCATATCAGTCGAACCTCACATCCTTTAAAG gtcaACTATACAGTTTATTACcctcaacttgaaaaaaatagaagCGAGAAAGTAGATAACCTGTGTGGGGTATATCAAGAGGGTACCACTGAGGGAAACATGCAAAAATTTCTACTGAAAGTGcttgcaaatattgaaaaatgtccaATTCAAAAG ggAACAACATATTCAATCCCTGAAAAATTCAGTATGTTTTTCAATAGTGATCAGAAATTTTGCGGAGAGATTGAGGTGAAATTCAACATATTCACTGAAGCGGATTCAGATTTGATTATTAGTGGTGGGTCGAAGGGGACTATTACAGGctgctaa
- the LOC117168253 gene encoding uncharacterized protein LOC117168253 isoform X2: protein MYCAEQHTVHFRDFEVFDVKSNPYVNINHAKERPDSSGKTDINWKTHISRTSHPLKVNYTVYYPQLEKNRSEKVDNLCGVYQEGTTEGNMQKFLLKVLANIEKCPIQKGTTYSIPEKFSMFFNSDQKFCGEIEVKFNIFTEADSDLIISGGSKGTITGC from the exons atgtattgt gcAGAACAACACACAGTACATTTTCGTGACTTTGAAGTTTTTGATGTTAAATCCAATCCATATGTAAATATTAATCATGCTAAAGAAAGACCTGACAGTAGCGGAAAAACTGACATTAATTGGAAAACTCATATCAGTCGAACCTCACATCCTTTAAAG gtcaACTATACAGTTTATTACcctcaacttgaaaaaaatagaagCGAGAAAGTAGATAACCTGTGTGGGGTATATCAAGAGGGTACCACTGAGGGAAACATGCAAAAATTTCTACTGAAAGTGcttgcaaatattgaaaaatgtccaATTCAAAAG ggAACAACATATTCAATCCCTGAAAAATTCAGTATGTTTTTCAATAGTGATCAGAAATTTTGCGGAGAGATTGAGGTGAAATTCAACATATTCACTGAAGCGGATTCAGATTTGATTATTAGTGGTGGGTCGAAGGGGACTATTACAGGctgctaa